The following DNA comes from Pradoshia eiseniae.
AATATATATTCATCAAGAGACTCGGAAATCTGCAGTCTGTCATATAATCGGCCAGCCTGCTCATTTCCTCCCTCCCCTTCCAAAGAGAGAACCAGACCAAGCTCTTCCAAGATTTCTCCAAGAAGAGAGGCATCTGTATTCTCCCTTTGCATTCGCAGGAACATTTCATAAATGGCATGATTCAAACGGCGTTGAGCCGAGAGAAAGTCATCCATTTCCTCAAGCTGCAGCATTTGATTATTTGAAATGATTCGCTCCTCTATTAAAGTAGAAAGAGCAAATAAATCATTGATTGTATGTGCATTATTTCTGTGTTTCAAATAGGTGCCCGCCTCAAATAATAGTTCCTGGGAGACTTGCTTATAGCTTTTCATCAAATCCCTTGTCCCTTTTTCCAGCGTATAGGGAAGAAGATAACGGTTTGCAATCATGCCCATTCCTATGCCAATGAGAACAAGAATAATTCTTCTCATGGTCAAAACTGTCGGATCTCCAATAAGAGCAGCTGTTCCAAGGGCAGATATTGTAACCGTCAATACGACATTCCGATATTTTACCGCAAAGCCATTCAAATAGCCGACCAGCAGCACCAGGAAGGAGCGAATGGTCATGTCGTGAAAAATACTAAATAAGACCAAAAAAATAGCCCCTCCCATCAAGGTCCCAATCACCCGTTCCTTGAAACGAAATTTAGCCGTTTCATAATAAGGCTGTGTCACAGAAAAAATCGTAAATAAAACCCATCGTCCATCCTTGATATTAAAATAATCAACAATAAAAGCTGCTGCTGCAATCGTAATTCCTAAGCGCAGTGCGAAAGTGAACCGAGCTGAATACCGATTAATATCCTTTAGAAACTGATAGGCATTCCGATAACCCTTCGGAATCTCAACTACCTTCTCAACCTTATTCAGTTCAGAGACCTCACTCGTGTGCAGATACATCAGCAATTCACGCAATAGCTTCAACGTGCTGATGAGCTCAACTATGTAAGCAGATTCATGCCCTTTATGGGCCCTTTCAAGCCCAACCAGGGAATCATCAGACATGCTTCTCCCATTATTAACGTAATCCTTCATATGGTTTAACTCAATATTTAGAGCTTCCAAGACTTCTTCTGGGTAGTCACTTGCAGCAGCGCGATTTAACAGCAAATGCAGCTTTTCAAGGCAGACTGAAATCTTCAAGCGAGCTCTTCCCTCATGTGTCAGATAGAAGCCCTTAATTTTCCGAAAATAAATCACCTTCCGCAGCCCATTAATATCCGATTGGATAAGGGAATCCAGCTCCGGAGCAGGCTGTTTATCACGAATTCGGCTGATTTTTTCTTGTAAATGTCCGCATACCTGCAAGAAATACCGGTTGCCCTGTTTGGTCAATTTCCTTTTGTTAAAGATCCATTGAACGAGCATAATGATTAACGCTCCGGCAACGAGCGATGAAAGCCTCAATGGAAAATCACTTAATGGAACAGGAGCTGCCAGGATGAACAAATATTGCAGACCAAACGCAATATGCATTGGCCCTTTTATATTAGACGTAAAAAAGTAACCAACAATAAACATAGCCATAAAGTTTAAAGGCAATCCTATCCAAGGATTAATCCCCGCCAATTGACCAAGTATCCCCTGGGACAAATTAATGGCCAAAAGCAGCATCATGTTCTTCCAAGGAGATACAGTCAGATCCCTCTCCAAATACATAAGCAGAGCCACCACAGTCGTGACTCCAATCAACACATTATACTCTCCGAAAGCAGCCTCGAAGGCTGTCACAAAGAGGATAACAAATATAAAGATGAATGTTTTTGAGATAATTAACTGCTTCATGATTCCCTACCTCAGTAAAATATTTTATTCAAATAATAAATACATATGAAATTATAGCAGCTTGCCTACCAAAAAGGATTCCCTATTTGCCATATAAATATCTAGTCAACTAAAAGACAATTCGGAGAAATATAGTATACCCTCAAGGGACAGTTCATTTTCCTTAGGAAAAGCGTACTGCTGCACAGTCCTATTTGAGTGATACCCAACCACGAAAATAGGATTAAATAACTGAATATTCAAATATATTGACTTATGATTTGAAAAATAATGGCGTTTCAACGCATAATGTGACTGGAAGAACATTTCCAATTTCGACAGAATGGAGCTGATGTAAATGAAGAGGTTGTTTGCAGGCATGATGGCATTGGGTTTCTTGCTGGCTGGTCAAAGCGCTTACGTATTTGCTGAGGATGATCGAAATTGTGGAGACTTTTCTAACAAAGAAGAAGTTATCGCATTCTGGTATGAGAACGGGTATAACGCTGATAATGATCCCCATGACTTAGACCGTGATAATGATGGTTTGCCATGCGAAACGAGCAAGGGTGAATATGATGCGTACGTCGCATCAAGAGAAGACAAAGATGATGGAGCCGGTTCAACCGATTCACAAGGCGGATCTGATTCAGAGGAAAATCAAACCGAAGGAGAAGCATTGCCTGATACAGCTACTGACAATATAGGCATGATGACACTCGGTGCTGCACTAGCTGCTGCAGGCGGCATAATCGCTTTGCGAAAAACCAAATCAAAGGCATAATACTTGTTGCTTTTTATGAGGTGAATCATGGCTAGGAAAATCGCAGGAATACTGATGTTCATTGCCGGCTTATCTATCGTGCTGATGAATTTTAGCAGCTGGCAGGAAAGCCGCGCATCTATAACACCAATAACTGAGCCAGAGCTGCAGAAATATGAATCCCAGCAACCCGCAAGCACCAAGGACAAGAAAGTCGTATCTCGTGAATATCAGTCAGGCGAAAAGGTTGCCACCCTCATTATTCCGAAAATCGAGCAAAAGTTTACGGTTTATTGGGGAACAGACGAGAATACCCTCGGTAAGGGAGTCGGCATGTACTCAAGCCGCCTTACTACTACACCAGGTCTTGGCCACACGGTGCTCAGCGGCCACCGAGACACGGTCTTTGCCGGGCTTGAAAAACTGAAGATCGGCGACAAACTAATCGTAAACTTTGAGGAACAATCATATACGTATATCATCGAAAAAAGCTGGATTACCGATAAGGATGACAGGACAGTCATTGTAGAAAAGAATGAGCCTACCCTTACCCTCACAACCTGTTATCCCTTCACATACATCGGGAATGCTCCTGACCGTTATATTCTGCAAGGAAAGCTCCTCTGAGGAGGAGCTTTCCTTATGTATAAGAGATAGATGGGATTATATCAGCCAGATTTTCCTACTAAGCAGCTGGTCCTTTGGAAAAAACAAACCTTTACAGAATAGATTCTGCAGTTACATTTGAACCGCTGCCATTACAATGTGAAGCTTTCACCCAAAGGATTAGATAAAATATAGTAGGCATTAGAAAAGGCCTTCATCACTAACTGATGAAGACCTTCATTCAAACTTTTACATAAAGGTAATGTTCTTTTGCTCTGGCAGGAAAACGTGCGTCTCGCGAGGCTTGGTTTGAGCAATCACTTTTCCGTTTCGAACAGAGTATAGAACCTCTGCTTGCAGACGAAGGGCATGATAGCCGTCTTCCCCATTCAGCACTATGAAGTTTGCGGGATTTCCTTCCGCAATGCCGTAATTGCTGAGGTTCAATGCTTTAGCACTATTATCCGTCACAAACCTTAAGCTGTTAGCAATATCGCTATAGCCCATTAACTGTGAAGCATGTAAGCCCATATGCAATACTTGCAGCATATTCCCGTTTCCTATCGGATACCAGGGATCCATAATATCGTCATGACCGAAGCAAACATTTAATCCGTTTTGATCAAGCTCTTTTACACGTGTTAAGCCACGGCGTTTTGGATACGTGTCAAAACGACCTTGCAGATGAATATTCACTAGTGGATTCGCCACAAAGTTCAATTCAGCTAGTCTAAGGACACGCATTAATTTATATGTGTAAGCATCATTGTAAGAGCCCATGGCCGTCGTATGACTTGCTGTAACCCGACCTTGATAATCGTTCATAATCGTTTCTCGGGCTACAACTTCCACGTGGCGAGATTGCTCATCATCAATTTCATCACAATGAATGTCAATCGGTTTGTCATATTTCATGGCCAATTTAAAAATCTCCCGAATCGATTGAACGCCATCTTCACGCGTAAATTCAAAGTGAGGTATGCCCCCGACAACATCTGCCCCCATTTTTAATGCTTCCTCTACCAGTTCCAGACCATTCGGATATGAGATTAGACCTTCCTGCGGGAAAGCAACAATCTGTAAATCAAGGAATTCCTTCATTTCTGCTTTTACTTCAAGCAAAGCCTCTAAAGCTACTAAAGAAGGATCCGTTGTGTCAACATGTGTACGGACAGCACCTATACCGTTAGCCATTTGCCAGCTAAGGGCTTTTTTAGCGCGCTCTTTTACATCTTCTTTTGTTAAAGAATCTTTTCTTTCAGACCAGCATTGGATACCTTCAAAAAGAGTTCCGCTTTCATTCCATCGTGGCTGTCCTGCCGTTAAGGTTGTATCAAGATGAATATGCGGTTCTATAAATGGCGCACACACTAGCTTTCCGTTTAAATCGATTGTCTCACAGTCATCAAATCCGCTTGTACCAGATTTAACAATTTTTTTAAATGAACCATCTTCTATCAGTAAATCCCAAAGACCTTCTCTTCCGAAGATCGAAGCATTAGACCACTTTTGCATAAATGACTTCTTCCTCCTCATCCACTTCTGTAACAACGGTTGTTTTCAATAGCGTAACAGAAACTATATAAACAATTCCTGTGATTAATAAAGTGTTTAGTGGCGCGATCCCCGGTAATGTTAACCCCGAGATGACACCAGCAGCCCATGCAATAATGGCTGGAACATGCACTTTAGCAATATTCGCCTTCTCATACTGAATATATCGTCTTTTCTGGATAAAGAAGAAATCCACTATAATAATTGATCCGATAGCTGGCAGAGTGGAGCCTAAGAATGTTAGCCAGCTTGTGAAGTTGTTATAAAGAACGATGGCAAATACCGTTCCAATTGTACCGTTCATCATAACCATGAATACCTTCGGCTTCTTAAACATGGTGGCAAAACCAAGTCCAGATGCGTAAAGTGAGTTATCGTTTGTTGTCCATATGTTTAATCCGAGTACCAATACGGCCGGCAAAAGCAGTCCTTGTGAAATCATGACATCTGAAATATCATTGTGACCTGTTGCAATGACACCAATCGCACCAAATAAGAACATTAATGTATTACCTAAGAAAAAGGCAATGACGGTAGTTGTTACAGCATGCTTTCCTGTTTTGGCATAGCGTGCGAAATCAGGTGTTAACGTACCACCACTGATAAATGAACCGATTGTAATCGTTAAGGCTGCTGCTAATGTTAAGGAAGTATCCGGTTTATAGGCATTAAGTGCATCCATTCCGCCCATATCCGTGATGGCCATTCCAGCACTCGTTGAACCAAATATCGCTATAGCCGGTACAGCAATAAAACTTAATATCGTTAAGGCTTTCATACCAAAATAAGCAGTGGCTGTCATTAAAATCCCTGTAATGATGACAATAGGGACAAGTGGAAGGCCAGTTAATTTAGAAACCGGATATGCAAACATTCCTAGTCCTACGCCGAACCATCCGACCTGTGTTGCTGATAACATGAATGAAGAGATATAAGCTCCTTTTTTACCAAAACTATATTGTGCCAGTAAGTGAGTAGATAAGCCCGTTTGCGCTGCTATATAGCTTAATGCTCCGGTGAACGCTCCTAATAGAAGGTTGCCCAGTAAAATGACACCCATTAGTTGACTAAATGTTA
Coding sequences within:
- a CDS encoding FUSC family protein, with translation MKQLIISKTFIFIFVILFVTAFEAAFGEYNVLIGVTTVVALLMYLERDLTVSPWKNMMLLLAINLSQGILGQLAGINPWIGLPLNFMAMFIVGYFFTSNIKGPMHIAFGLQYLFILAAPVPLSDFPLRLSSLVAGALIIMLVQWIFNKRKLTKQGNRYFLQVCGHLQEKISRIRDKQPAPELDSLIQSDINGLRKVIYFRKIKGFYLTHEGRARLKISVCLEKLHLLLNRAAASDYPEEVLEALNIELNHMKDYVNNGRSMSDDSLVGLERAHKGHESAYIVELISTLKLLRELLMYLHTSEVSELNKVEKVVEIPKGYRNAYQFLKDINRYSARFTFALRLGITIAAAAFIVDYFNIKDGRWVLFTIFSVTQPYYETAKFRFKERVIGTLMGGAIFLVLFSIFHDMTIRSFLVLLVGYLNGFAVKYRNVVLTVTISALGTAALIGDPTVLTMRRIILVLIGIGMGMIANRYLLPYTLEKGTRDLMKSYKQVSQELLFEAGTYLKHRNNAHTINDLFALSTLIEERIISNNQMLQLEEMDDFLSAQRRLNHAIYEMFLRMQRENTDASLLGEILEELGLVLSLEGEGGNEQAGRLYDRLQISESLDEYILLKDALRIFKGFRKQALFN
- a CDS encoding excalibur calcium-binding domain-containing protein, producing MKRLFAGMMALGFLLAGQSAYVFAEDDRNCGDFSNKEEVIAFWYENGYNADNDPHDLDRDNDGLPCETSKGEYDAYVASREDKDDGAGSTDSQGGSDSEENQTEGEALPDTATDNIGMMTLGAALAAAGGIIALRKTKSKA
- a CDS encoding class D sortase; this encodes MARKIAGILMFIAGLSIVLMNFSSWQESRASITPITEPELQKYESQQPASTKDKKVVSREYQSGEKVATLIIPKIEQKFTVYWGTDENTLGKGVGMYSSRLTTTPGLGHTVLSGHRDTVFAGLEKLKIGDKLIVNFEEQSYTYIIEKSWITDKDDRTVIVEKNEPTLTLTTCYPFTYIGNAPDRYILQGKLL
- the codA gene encoding cytosine deaminase: MQKWSNASIFGREGLWDLLIEDGSFKKIVKSGTSGFDDCETIDLNGKLVCAPFIEPHIHLDTTLTAGQPRWNESGTLFEGIQCWSERKDSLTKEDVKERAKKALSWQMANGIGAVRTHVDTTDPSLVALEALLEVKAEMKEFLDLQIVAFPQEGLISYPNGLELVEEALKMGADVVGGIPHFEFTREDGVQSIREIFKLAMKYDKPIDIHCDEIDDEQSRHVEVVARETIMNDYQGRVTASHTTAMGSYNDAYTYKLMRVLRLAELNFVANPLVNIHLQGRFDTYPKRRGLTRVKELDQNGLNVCFGHDDIMDPWYPIGNGNMLQVLHMGLHASQLMGYSDIANSLRFVTDNSAKALNLSNYGIAEGNPANFIVLNGEDGYHALRLQAEVLYSVRNGKVIAQTKPRETHVFLPEQKNITFM
- the codB gene encoding cytosine permease, which codes for MQLKDKDFSFQSVPKANRNSFLKMLVVMLGFTFYSASMWAGGSLGEGLTFSQLMGVILLGNLLLGAFTGALSYIAAQTGLSTHLLAQYSFGKKGAYISSFMLSATQVGWFGVGLGMFAYPVSKLTGLPLVPIVIITGILMTATAYFGMKALTILSFIAVPAIAIFGSTSAGMAITDMGGMDALNAYKPDTSLTLAAALTITIGSFISGGTLTPDFARYAKTGKHAVTTTVIAFFLGNTLMFLFGAIGVIATGHNDISDVMISQGLLLPAVLVLGLNIWTTNDNSLYASGLGFATMFKKPKVFMVMMNGTIGTVFAIVLYNNFTSWLTFLGSTLPAIGSIIIVDFFFIQKRRYIQYEKANIAKVHVPAIIAWAAGVISGLTLPGIAPLNTLLITGIVYIVSVTLLKTTVVTEVDEEEEVIYAKVV